Within the Erigeron canadensis isolate Cc75 chromosome 6, C_canadensis_v1, whole genome shotgun sequence genome, the region CTAATACTAGGAACCGAAACTCAGGAGAAACGGACAACTCGGGAGCTTTGGTAGTTCAAAATGATGGTACATATAATTGGGGTCCGCCTAGTACCGATGATCAGAATCATGCATTCATGGCAGAAATTCAAGACTTTGATAGAGGAATGAACGATCTAGAGGGATAATTCATTCCACTATAAACTCTATGCCAACACGGATGATCATGATATTTTTCATCAGAGGGTAGAACAGGAACCCGAACCATCAGAACCAACATGTATCCTACTAAACAACTTCGAcacataaacttttttttaataataatattatcatatttcaatttcattatgttttatatataactattaattatgttatCGTGAAAAATTAGTATGTTTATATCTCGTGTCATGCGAGAAAATAGTCTAGTAccttattaaactttttaaaatctcaaCTAAGAAATTAAACTACCTAAAATACATTtctcctttatttattaatttaaacaccattacctaatatacctataatgcccttaattatataatttacaacataaatcacTAAATCCtttaaataactacattacttcctttaacatcaattacttaacATTTACCCCACCGTCGGCcccaccacccgttgccgccaccaTCGCCGCCACCATCACCCCACGCCATTACCATCATCGACACCACATTACGCGGACATATGACTAATTATTGAATATAGTTATTTAATACACTTATCAACATCAAATCATCATCTTCCACTACGATAgttgatatttaaattaagtttACATATCCGACAAACTAGCACAAAGACAGGAACAGGCGAACAGCCTCCATATGGAACAATCTCAATATTTGATTCCGAATACTTAGTTCAGTGTTTTAAAGTCATCAAACCACATTATTTATCAtcattaattttgtattttagcCACAGCCGGCTAAAATAAGGGCcatattattttctatttttctcatgtatatatttatctttgatCGACAGGATATCAATGTCACCAACAATACAAGTTCAAACTATACCAAGGGAGGATTCAAAATGCAAAGTatgaaatccaaaaataaacgaAGACCCATCTATGTTATGGGCAGACGAAAGACGAAAAGCAAACACACGCAGCAAACAAATGAGAACAAAACCATCTGGCCGCTGCAAGCTAATAGAAATGAAGTGGAATCATCATCCATTAATACAAGTCTCAGTAACAAGTATCAGCCAAAGTTGTTCCAAGATATTGTGGGCCAAAATATTGTAATTAGAACACTATCTAACGCGGTCCAGCAGAAAAAGATTGCTCCTCTTTATCTGTTCCATGGGCCAAACGGGACAGGTAAGACTTCCACTGCCAGAGTGTTTGCTTTGGCTTTAAACTGCGAATTGTACCCCTTTCATAATGAACCTTGCGGCTGCTGCAAAGGCTGTACCAGAAGCCTCTACGCGATGGAACTATGCTCTGGGTATAGAAGTTCCGGCTTTGAAAAAATCAAATCCTTACTCCAGAACACTTCTTTTGCTCAGGTGATTCCGGGAGTGAAGGTTTTTGTTATTGAGGAATGTCATTTGTTGAGTTCGGAAGCATGGGATGAGCTTATGAGTTTGTTGGAAGGACCATATGGTTCAAACCTTGTATTTGTACTTATTACTACATACGTGAGCTTGATCAATGGTGATATCGCATCAAGATGTCAGAAATTTTACTTCACAAAGCTGAATGATGAGGATGTCACCAAAAAACTTTCAACAATTCTTGTCCATGAACGTATGGAGATCGAAAAAGACGCATTGAAACTCATAGTTGCCAAGTCGGAAGGATCGCTCAGAAATGCTGAGAATATATTGGATCAGTTGACTCTGTTAGCATCAACCATGATCACTACCTCAATGACCCAACAGCTAGTAAGTACATCATCTCTATCTCGATCCCATTAGAAGCTAGTTCAATTAGTAATTTTGTGAATTATTTAAACATATCATGAATACAGGTAGGTCTCGTTCCACAAAACAAACTACTGGACTTGCTGGCAATGGCACTCTCGGGTGACACTATCAACACAATTAGACATGCTAAAAAGTTGATTGAAAGTATTGAACCGGCATCCTTTGTATCTCAATTAACAAATCTTATCACAAATGTACTCTCTGAAAGTGGATATCCGGATTCATCATCTTCAGCAAACCAAAAGCTACTCAAAAGTAGATCACGACTCAGTAAGACAAGTACTACTATCTTACTACATATCTATATACTACCACAAATATTCTATATATCTTATGTATATTTACCTGAATGGCACACCAAAATTAATCCGTCATGTTTTTGCATAGCGGGCAAGATTCTTTATCTTATTATAGGCACTAGATAATTATGACTTTTACACATATTATTGCAGATATCGGTACAAACTTATTTTTGCTTTAGTTTATAACTTATGGACAActtcacaaaaaaaaacatgacatTATTTTATCACGCAATATATAAAATGCTGATTACAACTTATAACAATCATCTTCAATGATTGTTCTTTGCAGGCAAAACCCACACAAGAAGATTGTGCTACATATTGAAGTTACTAGTCGGAACGGAAAGGCAACTCCGGTCCTCATCTGTCAAGACTCCAAACATAATTGCAGCTTTACTAGACATGACTTCCGTGAAACCCTCAAGCACCAAAATCGTCTTGCCAAAAAGTCAACGTTCATCATCTTTGAGCGAAATAGCATTACATTCAGGTAAGTCCCGTCAATGGTTCAAGAACGCATATGCTaaaataattatctaataatacTCTCTGATGTATAGATGAACACCAAAGACACCAAATAATAGATACAAAGAGGGGAAGCTTAAGCGACACTGAAGAACTATGGAAAGATCTGCTCAAAAGAGTGGAAAGCTCCCACATACAAAAATTCCTTCGAGACCAAGCAAAACTTGCACTATTGTCTATCTCTAGGAGTAATACAGAtcttctctatatataatatttcgTCATAAACATATCCGCATTTCAAATATACCTTATTCCACATTCTGCTgacatgatttttttatatatcaatgaCAGCCAAGGCCGTTGTACATTTGACTTTTACAAGACCAGAAGACAAGATGGCTGCAGAAATTTCAGAAGCAAGCTTAGCCAAGTCACTTGAGTTTGCAATTGGATGTCCAGTTACTCTCCATATGAGCCTTGAGCAACCAATCTTAGGACATAATGGTAAAAGCATAACCTTGAGTGGAAGTCGTTCTGTGTATTCTCAACAACAAAACACACACCGGGACGGTGAATCGTGGGAGGGCTTAAGACTCACAAAATCAAAATCCTGCTCAACAGCTCACCAACCAAAAGGAAGGGATTTGAACACAGTTCAGGTTCAAAACTTGACAAGCGTGTTTGAAAAATCGACTTCAGATGCAAAAGATCCCCAATCAACAAATTTGATACAAGCAGGAGACTCTAAACATGCAACACATTATATGAAAGCCAACAAGCCTAAGCATAGATGGTTGTCTTTATCTTCAATCCCGCAAAGTGATGCAAGTGTAGAACCTTACAGTCAAGATGTAACATATGCAAACTTCAACAAAGGTGGAGATGACACGACAAGGAAAACACCCAAATTTCAAAGGGGTTTATCAAAGAGTTCCAAAGATCGCCGGTTTAAAGAAACCACGGATCAACTGTAAGTTTTAACAGCATATATTTTCGTATCTGGGTATTTCCTTAAAACGACTCGATAATAAGATTAGTTGAACATATTTTTTGCAGAAAATCAAATCCCTCATGGTGCTGCTGAAACTACGATAACTTCATTTTTTTGAGCAGTCCTCGCAACTAGTTGCAAAAGCAAAGATGGTTtggttttattaattatttacttataaaAAGAGTGTGGTGTGTTCACAAAGGGCAAGACATGTACATTTTAATAATGAAGAGGGAGGGTAAATGTCAGTGAGAGCAACTTGTTTTCCTCTGTAATGATCGAAAAGAATACAGGTTTTATTAGCGTAGTAGAACTATACATTTCTCTGGTATAATGAACGACTAGTCATTGTGAGAGCAAGACAAAAGTCGATTGAAATAAGCATATGACGGTACAAAAGGTTTGAGCTTCAATGTTTTTCTAGCTAAAACGGCCAATACTGCATATACTTGATTCAATATTTGGTAGTTTAGAAGACACTAATAGAGAAAGTACACAACTTACATACTCACTAATGTCATTCCAACCTTACAAATCTTAAACATCTTTAGACTTCATCCACATTATTTAAATGAACCCAAGCCCACCAATACTACCAGGTATTGGTCAGAGTGTATACTGCTCTGACCTTCGCACACATCTGCAAGCAGAAACAAAGTATAATTAAAAGCCGTTGAATTGGAAtggaaataaacaaaaaaaaaaaaagcaggaCAAATCTCTAATTTGCCTTGCATCAGCATAGTAACCATTCTTGCCGAAATTTTTACCTGATCACTAAAACTGATGCAGCCTCCAATCCAGTACAAGTATACAGACTATTAGACACTCAAATATAACAATCATACAAGGGCTGTAGGTATGTGCTAATTCTtacaaattttcatttatacGCATCTCAATGGGTGACAGTTAAAAGTAAATACAGTAATTGGCTACAGactgtaaaaaagaaaaaatcattgTGTTTTGGTAAGTTGATGCCAGGTGCGGGCCCAGGGTTGAACGGGTTCTTTTGATTCTGGAGACCCAAGATCATATGAGTAAAGCGGCTTCACTAAGATGAGCATATGTTGGTCTAAATAGAACCCTGAAACAAGTTGGACGTCATGGCTGTTGGTATATGAGCATAATGAGATGCagaaatgaataaaaatgataGGTGCAATCGGAAGGAAAAAGACAGAGATAGGGTATTTTCGTTTCATGGGTTCTCTACCTTTCAACcttaagaaaacaaaatcaatacatcCTGTACATCCTTCACTTAAAAGAAAATGCAACAACATTTAAAACTGAGGCCTCTTCCAATGCAGAATTCTCACCATATTTTGAGCATTTTCTGGAGAAAATGGTTGGCATGGGAACTTTTGGGGCGCATTTTCCGGGGTTCATTGAGAAAGTAGGAAAGTGGGGTTGAGGTGGGGCCATGCCTTTGTTATTGACTACTTGGTCCATCAAATAGTTGCGCAGGTGTTTTTCTCAAATTTCATCACGTAGTGTTTTCTCGATTGttttttacaatataatataatataaaatatttgaagAACTGGTAAAAGAGGTAAGAAAGAGGTATGATTGGTGGTAATATGTTTTGGAAATAGAAATGGGAACAAGGGCGGATCTAGAGTATAAGAAGGTAGGTCCTTAGTTTCTAATTAGAGGTTAAGTGATAAGTTTTTTCGAGGACCTATGTAAAAATTTGGTTAGGACCTACCTTGGCAAACCAGAGCTACAGGTCGGATTCAAGTTGAACGTGCTAAAAAATCCAAAGAAACCGGTCAGGGGTTTTAATGACGGTGGGAGCATGGATGTTGTTGAGTCGGTGCTTCGAGACAGTGGGTTAAGAGAACCACTATTCCAGATGTTAAAGTCTCTCCAATTGATTATCTGCTTTATTCGGAGTGTTTGTTCTTAGCATCTTCCAGGTATCGGCAGTTCGATTCTTTTGAAGCCGGCAGGGACAGAGAACGAGTCAATGTTTGTGACTGACGGGTTGAAGCTCAGTGAAGGTCGGGGATAATCAGAAAGCATCAAAAAACACGGATGGGTTCTTGTTACATATGTGTAGAAGAGATGGATAATGGTGTAGTTCTAGGCCCAAAGACACCAAATGGGAGATTGTTGGTGTATGTTGTCTTAGGCCCACTTAAGGGCTACATAAATCAGGATCATCTGAAGGCAGCTGTCCTTAGATGGACTTGCCTTAATTAAATTAGGCCCCATTTTATTAGTTACTTAGGAAACAAGAATTAAACCTTAATTGTGTAGCCTttaacatgtatttttttttttggagggaatcaataaagaaaaacccAGTTGCCCCctgtggattagttcacacagattagtgtgagataccacgcTAAATCATTTATGTTCTTGTTGCTTCTTTCTGTTAATTCTGTATTGTGTGTGTGCGTTTTATTTCCTACCATACCGGCTAATATGTTGCTTAACTTGTGGGACATGGGGCTTGACATATGTGTCGACTTGGTACGCTCATCGCCTTTGACACAAACAGGTTAGGTCGATTTTGTGTCTGGCCATGCGGTGATTGAGTCTGCACAACGAAATGTGTCAAGTACGAGGCTAAGTGAGCGGATATTGGATATGGGTTTCTCCCCCTTTTCATTCTCTTCCTTTGGAGAACTTGAGAAGAATGCAATGACCTTACTAAAGCAAATCTAGAGGTTCTCTGTGGCCCAAGACATTGGTGCACGTGCTTCTACTCATGTATTTATAAGAATTAGTTATGCTATTGCTATAGGGATGGGGCCTAGAAGTATCTCGACTTccactaatttcttgtaaatcttgcgaatttctaatgaaagagtttattataataatatagccaattgaaaaacagaaaatagGAAATTTAAAAGTGCATGTCATGGAGAAACTTGccttttatttttggaaaaatagaccaactaaaagtttcaggtcagaAATCTCACCCCGGACCCGACCCGGGTTAACTCGGGTCGACCTAGGTCAACCAATTAGTATATGAGTTGACAGTTTGTCGGGTCAAATGTGTTAGCTTTGGCTCAAGCGGGTTTTAATATTATAGCTTATAAAAATAAGGAATATAAGGTAACTAACGATAAACTTACGTAATATTTCTTGTAATATCATTTAGAAAACTTAATTTAACAAAGTATCGAGTTGGTGGGTCGACCTCAAGGTCGAAAATCCCAACCCGAACACGACCCAAGAAAATAGGGGTTGGCGGGTAGGTAGGTTGGCAGGTCGAAAATACAGAACCTAAcctgttttttattttcaaatcgGTTTCAGGTCAGGTTTCGAGTTGGGTCGAGTATTGACAGCCCTAGTTGGGACGTTCATGTTCCAAGTACAACATATGAGCATATCATAAAACCTTTGTACTACCACAGTAACGAGTCAACAATAGATGAACTCCAATAAGAAATGttagatatattatataaatatatcaccAAACATTTACAAAAAACAAAGTGAAAAAGTGTAGGCATTTGATGGCAAATGAACTTGAAAGTAAAGTTGgtattgtattattttttatttggaaaaggCACGAAGCTTCAGAAAGTCAAGGTGGGTTAAgtgtcatttttattattaatttatcttatttttaattagttgttgGTTTTGAGTTATTAAGACGTCTTGTATTATAAATAGGGCATTAGAGTTGTAATTCTAATCAAGGTAAATTACACTTTGAAGTTGGCACATTTTGTACTTTAGTCACTAGACtcaaaaaattactaaaaatatctTAAACTTGCCACTTTTCTTCGGTTTTGGTCACCACGTCCAATTTCGATAGTTTTTCTCCGTTGACTATTCCACGTTCGTTAGTTTGATTCATTTTTCGTCCTTCCCATTTATTACATAATTAAAAGTGATAATCGgtccaacttcagggacgagaAGTATAACTTACCcaattttttctatataaatactTTATCTGTCACATTTCaaatgtcatattttaatttttctagcattttacttttaactttgaccgtaaaattttttgtttgtattgtaTAGTAGTTTGtgtaaattatatcaatgaaaaatatatttaaaacccAACCATTCATACATTTTATAACaagtttatataacacaaacaaaaatatttacgataAAAGTTAATAGAagaagactcaaaaagtcaaacttagACATTTAAAATGAGACAGTGGGAGTAGGAAAAAtgatatatgcatatacatttTGTATCTATCATCATTATCGTtgctttcatcaacatcaacttCATACCACATCTTTTAATAACAAAAGAGATCAACCAAATTTCTCTATACAATTCAAAAACACAATGACCAAAAAGATCTAACTTTACAAATAAAGCTTTCAACTATCAATTATTTCCTCAAATCAAAACTTCATAATATTATCACTAAGA harbors:
- the LOC122602693 gene encoding protein STICHEL-like 4, coding for MALSGDTINTIRHAKKLIESIEPASFVSQLTNLITNVLSESGYPDSSSSANQKLLKSRSRLSKTSKTHTRRLCYILKLLVGTERQLRSSSVKTPNIIAALLDMTSVKPSSTKIVLPKSQRSSSLSEIALHSDEHQRHQIIDTKRGSLSDTEELWKDLLKRVESSHIQKFLRDQAKLALLSISRTKAVVHLTFTRPEDKMAAEISEASLAKSLEFAIGCPVTLHMSLEQPILGHNGKSITLSGSRSVYSQQQNTHRDGESWEGLRLTKSKSCSTAHQPKGRDLNTVQVQNLTSVFEKSTSDAKDPQSTNLIQAGDSKHATHYMKANKPKHRWLSLSSIPQSDASVEPYSQDVTYANFNKGGDDTTRKTPKFQRGLSKSSKDRRFKETTDQLKSNPSWCC